GGATAACTCCTTGGCCTCTGCGCCCAGGAGCGCTGCCACCGAATGCGTCTGGTTCCAGTCTTTTACAAAGTTTAGCTGGCCGCGCACAGTCTGTGCATTCAGCTGCCCGTCCTGCCGGTCCAGAATGTCGCCCAAGGGAATGTTCCGGATTAGGCTCGCTCCACTGCCTTCACTAAACTGGTTGATCAGATCGCGCGTGGCAAAAGAGGCCCGATCTTGCAGGTTGGTCGTGTTGGTAAAAGCACGTTCGTATTGGTAGCTGGCTTCCGCGTTCAAATAGTCCGTCAGGGAGTACTTCAGTTGAACATTGGCCCGCATGTCGTTCTGCTCGGCACGGTTTTGGGCCAGCCGGAGGTCTTCAAGCGGGCGGTAGGCCCAGTCCAAATAGCCGCTGGCCGGGGCGCTTTCCACAAAGCCGGCCCGGTACTGGCTGATTACCGCCAGGGGATTGCCGGCTGCGTCCGCCAGCTGGGCATACGGATACAGGCGCTTACTGGCGTAGGCCGAGGCGCTGGAGAGCAACTGAATCCCCGGGTTATTCAGGCGGTTGGTACTTTGGGTATAATTCAGCCCTGCGCCCAGCTCCAGTTGCTTGAGAGGTTGAAAGGAGAGCGAGGAATTCAGCGTCATGCGCTTGTAGTGATTGGCAACTTCGCTGGGCAGGTTATTGTCCCAGCCGCCCGAAACATAGTAGCGCACGTTCTTGCTGCCTCCCTTGAAGCTCAGGGCGTACTGCTGGTGGACGCTGGGGCGAAAGAAATGGCGAGCCAAGTCCTTACGCACGTCCAGTTTACTCAGCGCCTCCAGCCGCCTTGCCGCCTCCGCGGGTGAGATCAGCCCGTCCCGCTCCTGGATCATCAGTTCCACCGCCGGGCTCAAGGCCGACTGGGTCTCGTCCTGCTCCAGCCCTTGGTAATAGTCGGCACGAAACATGTGCCGCTCAAAATCCAGAAAGCCGGCCGAAGAAATCGTGGGCAGGTAAGCGAGATCGGGCTTTTGCCCAACGGTAACGTTGCTTGTCAGCTGCATTTTCAAGGGTTCTTCCGTTTTGCCTTTTTTAGTGGTGATCACTATCACCCCGTTTCCGGCCCTGACGCCCCAGATCGAGGCGGCAGCGGCATCCTTCAGCACGGTCACACTGGCCACATCGCTCGGATTGAGGTTATTGATATCCCCGTCATAGGGGAAATTATCCACGACAATCAGGGGCTGGGAATTGCCGTAGATGGTGCTCTGCCCGCGAATGGTGAGCGTCGGTTCCCCGAAGGCCGAGCGGTTCACCACCAGGCCACTGACCGTGTTCTCCAGCTTGGCCAGCACACCGGTGGCCACCACCCTATCCAGCTGCACCTGGTCTACTTTAGCAAAGGAGCCCGTGGCCCGCGTCTGGGGCAGGTGTTGATACCCCGTGGAGACCACCACCTCTTTCAGCTGTGCAGTATTTTCAGTTAAAGTAATCGAAAGGGCCGTTTTCAGCGGCACTTTAAAGCTCACTTCCTTGGTCTGGTAGCCAATAAAAGAAACAACGAGCGTATAGCTGCCTTCGGAAAGATGCAAGCGGAACTGTCCCTGCCCATCAGCTGCAGTGCCCGTTGTGCTACCCTTTACCAGTATACTGGCTCCCGCCAGCGGAAGGCCATCGGCAGCAAGGACCTGTCCGGTGACCGAGCCTTGCGGGCTGGTCTGTCCGCTGGCCAGCTGCGGCACACACAATAGGAGTGCCCATAAATAATTCAACAATTGTTTCATATCAGTTAGGTTGAGTGGTACGATCTTTAATTACCAGCACCTCCACCTGGCGGGTGACTGGTGTTAATTCCAAATGATAGACGGCAAGGGCCTTTTGCAATTGGGCCAGGTCCCCCAGCTCTGCTTTCAATTCAATGTCTATATTGGTGGTAATGCTGGTTTCATCCAGTATGCCAAGTTTTGAGTAGGCTTGCAGCGTTTCGATGAGCGCCTGAACGGGGTGATTCACCAGGCGCAGGCCGAAATAATTCTCCTCGGCCTGGGGCGGGCCGCCTTTGGAATGAAGGGTGGGTTTTCCACTGCACCGTAAGGCCAGACAGCTGATGGCTTGCTGCTCCAGGCTTGCCGTTAGCGGAAAAAAGCGCTCTAGATCCGCACGCATCATGGGCAGCAGTTGATCGGTAGCCTCGCCAGGGAAATTCAGCTCGTACCCATAGGTGGGTGCCGCGTTCTTCCCCTTTGGGGCACGGGACAAGGAATCCTTCCGGATCACCCGGGTTTTCCAGATGGGATACGGCAAGAGGTGTTTCCCCTGGCCGTAGGTAATGCGAAAGAGCATTTCCGGCGTGCAGTTCACCGCCTTTACCTTCCCAGTACCGATAAAGCTGTTGCTTCCACTTCCCGCTTGGTAGCCGCTGAAGACGGAGCTATACAGCAAACCCGGCGAAGGCTCCCCTCCACCTGTTGCAACCAGCGCGGGTGAGGCTGGTGTTGAATTTATTGCCTGGGTATATTCAGGCAGAAAGTGATAATTGCCATTGACAAAATCCTGAATATTGCCAGCGGTAAGCTCCTCGGAGGTAGTGATGCCGCGAAAGATCCCCTGGCGGTCGATCCACGCATACTGCGGAACAAGGCGTATATTAAACAGCTCCCACAGCCGGTGATCCCTGTCCAGTACCACCGGCAAGGTAAAATCCCGGACCTGTTTGACTTTTAAGAGGAAGGATTCAATTTTCGCTTGTTCTTCATTAGTGACCAGCAGCACCTGCAAGTCTTTGGCAAACTGCCCCTGCAAAGCCTGCAGTTTCGGCATCGCCGAAACGCAGGAACCGCACCAGGTCGCCCAGAAATCAAGGATCACGACTTTGCCCTTAAAGTCCGCCAGGCGAGCGGAGCTTAACGGAAAGTTGAGAATGGTGGTTAAACTCACATCCGAAAGATTGGCGCCCACGTTTGCTTTTTCCTTTGTTAAGCTGGGGCCCTGGGCGAGTGCGCCTACCGAGAGGCAGCAGCACAGCATTCCGATGACGAGGCTGCACCGCGCTTTCTGCCCGCAAGGAGCCTTGGGCTCCTGCGGCACCGTTTTTTGGCCCTTGGGAACCGGCCATACCGCTCCTATTAAGCCTGTTTTTTCTTTCATAGCTTTTAAGATTAATTGAAAATTAATTGGATTGTTAAGATGTTACGGCCTAAATAAGCCGGATGCGTACAGCATCTGTCCTTATCAAGGTGGTAGCGTTTTGAATTGCTCGATGGTTAAATAAGACTTCATATACTGATTGATTGGTTACTTTTAAATGCAATAATCTTAGATTAGATTTATTAGAGGAGTCTTAAAAGTGAAGCAAGCAGAAAAAGAAAAGGCATGGAGCTCAACTTATCGCTTTAGAGGCCGTAGGAAGCCTGGAAACAGATAAGCGAGCCCATACCTATAGCATGGGCATTACACCTATCGTCTTGTTTCCGTGAAATTTCCTACGTTTCTAAAGCAAGACTCTTAAGTGCGAATACCTTCAATATCTCTATAAAGGATCGCGAAATTAATTAAACTACTTTCAAAGTTTATTTTTCAAACTTACCAAAAAGAAAACACACATACAAGTATGTGTGTTTTCTTTTTGTAATATTTCTTTTTTAGCTCAATGGAGACTAAAAATAATATTGATCCTATTGAACAGTATGTAATCGATGCAGTTAGAGAAAGGCGTGAATTGCTTAAAATTTCTCAAGCAGAACTTGCTCGTCAATTAAATTACTCAGAAGGTTTTATTGGCAATATTGAAAATCCTAAATATAGAGCTAAATACAACCTCAAGCATTTGAATATGATTGCTAAAATATTGAAGTGTTCTCCTCGAGATTTTTTACCAGTCGAACCTATCTAAAGTCCCCTCCTCATACATTCGGTCCGCCCCACCGCAGAGAAAGTTTAAGTTAAAGAAACTTCGACTAAAATAAAACGGGATAACCCTTTAAGTGAGTTATCCCGCCTGGATATTAATTAATATCTAAATTATCTCCAGCTATAATAAGTACGTTGGGGGCCGAAATTTACCCGCAAACCTAAGGTAAGTAGGCCAAAGGAATCTGAATATTTATTATCATAACGAGGATTGTACCCATCAATATTATCAGTTAAGGCAATATTATGTTGATAGTTCACATTCAACTCAATAGGTGTTTCATCTCCATATTCCACAAATTTGATATTCAGTCCAGCATTTAAAGGAATGATAACGTTTGTCCCAGAATATTTTACGCCACCGATAGATGGAAATTTCCCTCCCCCATCATTTGTAATGTAATTAAAGTCATTCATCTTGCTTTTTACAACACCTATACCCGCTCCTAGGTAGAGATTATTCCAAAAACCATAAGTTTCTTTCCACCAAGGGCGAAGAATTTCACCCAAACTCATGTTTACTGTACTATTAAAACTTGTAAAATCAGCTTCAAAACCTCTTCCATATTGATCGGGCTTATTTTTTGAAAACTTACCGTCATTTACGTTTAAACTTAAAAAGGTAAATGGAGTAATGTGAACGTCTCCTGAAAATCCGATACTAAAATTAACATCTCCGTAACCGGCATCCATGTTAGCACGATTTGCACCGACATTTAGGGTTGCTGCAAACATATTATACTTAAACTGTGCACTTGCCGAAAACATGCCAATAAATAGCAAACTAAGCGAGAGTAAATATTTTTTCATTTTTGGAATAATTGGTCTGATTGTAATAAAATTTCTTTTTGGTGCTATTTCACCTTGACCTTTATACTGCATAATTACAATTTAGGTTCTACTTATTAACATATTATTTTAAAAAAAATTAAAATATTCAATTCATACTATATTTTATTAATCTACAACTCAGTTATTACAAATATTAATAACATATTGATACTAAAATAACTACTGCTTAATGTTATTTGCCTAATAATCGCTAACTTTGCCCCGCCTATTAAAAAACAGGCACCTTTACGCATCCCTACTCAACCAACTTAACCAATGACTTACAGATATTCCTCTTATTTAAAGGGGCTTAACATAGGCGTGGATTTTTTACTGCTAAATCTTAGCTTTTACCTTGCTTATGCAAGTACATTTGAACATTGGATTGTCAAACATTCCAGAGAGTTCAACCCTCTGCATATGTTAACCATTAATCTCATCTGGTATCTGGTAACCGGTATCTGCAAGCTTTATGTAAATGTTTTTTCCAAAGAGTCTATTCCTACTATTAAAGTAACTTTAAAATCGGTTATCGTTTTTGGCCTCTGTATGCTATTACTTACTGATGGAATAAAAGAGTATACCCTTTCGCACCGAATTCTTGTTACCGGTTTAATTTTTTTCACTGTTCTTATTTTCAACTGGAAACTATTTTTCCTCCTTCAACGCATTCCACATAAAAACCGCTTAATTGAATACAAGCCTGTAGTAATTGCGGGAGCATCAAAAAACGGCATCGAACTTTACAACTACCTCAGTAAAAATTCTCGCTTAGGTTATCAGGTAGTTGGTTTTTTTGAAGATAGAATAACAGTTAATAAAAAAGGTGTGACCATTATAGGAAAGCTTGACGAATGTGTCAGCTTTGCCAGAAGAAGAAATGTTGAGGAAATTTTCTGTGCCTTACCTGAATCGGAAAATGAAAAAATTAACCAGTTGATGCTGGATGCAGACAAACATTTAATCCGCTTTAAACTGGTACCTGATGTTAAAGATTACTTCCGCAAAAATGTAATGGTGGAACTATACGGACACTTACCGGTATTAAGCCCTCGGTCAGAACCGTTGGAAAGTAAGGGTAACCAAATTCTTAAACGTGCCTTTGACATTGTGTTTTCTCTCTTTGTTATTGTTTTTATACTTAGTTGGCTCTATCCTATTTTAAGTATGTTGATTAAGCTTGAATCTAAAGGACCTGCATTATTCCAACAAATACGTTCAGGTAAAAACAACAAGCCGTTTTACTGCCTTAAATTCAGAAGTATGACGGTAAACAATGATGCTAACCGTAAACAAGCAACTAAAAATGATGCTCGAATAACCAAAATCGGTCGCTTTTTACGCAAATCAAGCATGGATGAACTTCCTCAGTTTATCAATGTATTGAAAGGGAATATGTCCGTTGTAGGACCGCGCCCTCATATGCTTAAACATACTAAAGAGTACTCAGAAATTATCGACAAGTTTATGGTTCGTCATTTTCTGACACCAGGCATTACCGGCTGGGCCCAGGTAAACGGTTTAAGAGGAGAAACCCAAACGCATGAAGATATGGAAAACCGGGTGGAAGCTGATATTTGGTACCTGGAGAATTGGTCGCTCCTACTCGACTGCAAAATCATCTTCATGACTGTTTACAAATCTATTTTTGGCGATAAAAACGCTTATTAATTTTTCCATGCGTAAGTTTTACTTTCTTCTTTTTGTTTTATGCATTGCCTTTATTGGCACTAATGCACAACAAAACACCTTATATCTTAACAAAGACTATAACCTGATTTTAGAACGGGAAATTCAAAAGGCAAATAAACCTGTACATACTGCAGCTAAGCCTTATTTATTTTCAACTCTTGACAGTATAATTCATATAGACTCAGTTGTAAAATCATATTTTAATACAGCTCCCCATCCTGCCGGTAATTTGTTTTTAAGAAAACTTACTCAGGAACATTTATTTAGTGTTAACCAAGCTGGTATAAGATTATTTGTTGACCCATTATTTGATTTCTCTTTTGGGAAGGAATTAAGTGCAGGAAACATTTACACAAACACCCGTGGTATTCAACTTGGAGGAGATATTGGGCCTAAGTTCTCTTTTTATACAGCTTTTTATGAAAACTGGGCAAAGTTTCCTGGTTATGTACATCAATATATAAAAAACAGAAAAGTTGTCCCAGGTCAAAGTATAGCGCGCATAAATCCTTCAGGAGCTATTGATTTTGGTGTTCCATATGGTTACATAAGCTATACTCCTAACCAATATTTTAATTTTCAGCTGGGTCAGGGAAAAAACTTTTTTGGAGATGGTTACCGATCAATGTTTCTTTCTGACGGAATTTATACCTACCCTTATTTTAAAATAACTACAAACTTCTGGAAAATTCAGTACACAAATCTTTGGGCTCAGTTCCTTGATTCTAGCGAAGGATTTAAGTTCAACAATACCACTACTTTTCCGAAGAAATACGCTTCGTATCAATTCCTGTCCTTGCAAGCTACCAAACGGTTAAACATTAATTTATTTCAATCTATTGTTTGGTCAGCTGATTCAGCAGGGAAAAGAGGTATAGAATGGGCTTATATTAACCCCATTATTTACTTCAATACACTCAACTTTAACATGGGCTCACCCGACAACTCATTAATGGGTATCGGCTTTAATTACAAGTTGATGAAAAGTCATAAACTTTATGGACAATTGATAATTGACGATTTCAACCTGAGTAAGTTAGCCTCTCAACAAGCTACCTATTTCCAGGAAAAATATGCTTATCAGCTTGGTTGGAAATACTTTGATGTGTTAAGTATCCCTAATTTATATTTCCAAGCTGAATTCAACCGTTCGAGGCCATACGTATATGCACATAAAGTACCTAAACTTAGCTATTCACACTTAAATGAACCAATTGCACATCCTTTGGGTGCAAACTTTAATGAATTCATTCTTATCGGAAATTATAAGATTAATAGATTTTCGTTTTCAGCACAGCTAAATAAAGCCAATTACGGAGCTGATTCAACAGGAACACACTGGGGAAAAAATATATTCCTTTCTGATTATGCATCTGAAAAAGGAGAGTTTTCTTTCGGAAATACAACCGGACAAGGAATTATGACCAACCTTACCAATATTCAAGCGAAAGTGGCTTATTTGCTTAACCCTAAAACGAACTTAAAAATAGAGGCAGGCTTTAATACAAGGTCGGAAAATAGCCATTTAAAATCTTCAAAGACTTCCATGTTTTCCTTTGGAATCAAAACGGCTATAAACAATTTCTATTATGACTTTTAAATTAATCCATTATTACGCTGTATAGCGGCTTCTAATAACGGATAATACCCACTGTTTTTAAGCGATTTTAAAGCATTTAAGTGCCGGTCATGGTGTAAATCAGACCCCACAAAATCAATCAAACCATCTTTCAAAAGATTAAGGGCCATAGTCTTATGCCTGTTACCGTAATACCCGGTAACGGAATTAATATTCAGCTGCAGGGAGCAACCAAGCTCTTTAAATTTATGTAAACGGCTATAATCTGTCAGGTAATAGTTATAACGTTCTGGATGTGCTAATAAAGGAGTATACCCTCTTGCCTTAAGTTCAAAGATGACATGTTCAATCATCATTGACTCCTGCATGAAGGACATTTCGAACAAAACATAGTTCTCTCGCCCGAAACACAACAATTCATCCTTTTCAATCAGGGAAAGAAAATGCTCATCTAAAAAATATTCTGCAGCAGCATCAACTTCTATCTGCAATCCTTCTTTTACAACTGCATTACGCACTTTATCACATCCACGTAAAATACCATCCTTAGTATTGGGATAATGATCAATCATAATATGCGGAGTGGTAATTATATTTTTATACCCTAATTTTTGAAGCTCTTTTAAGAAAGAAATAGTAATATCCATTGAGGGAGATCCGTCATCGATTCCAGGAATAAGATGGGAATGCAAATCGACAACTGGGTACTGAAACGGAACAGATGCTTGCGTCGCTACTTGTTTCTTAAATAAGCTTAACATAACCGCAAATTTAGCAAACAATAACGAGCTTATGAACGAGAAAAGGGAATACCTACGGCATTCCCTTTAATATTTAAAGATTGAATCTTTGCAAATTATTCTGCTGATTCAGCTGCTGGTGCTTCTGTAGCTGGAGCTTCAGTTGCAGTTTCAGCTTTCTTAGCTTTAGTAGTGCTACCACCACGACGACGAGTTGCTTTAGCTTTCTTAACTTCAGCTTTACCTGCAGTGTAAGTAGCATTGTAGTCAACTAATTCAATAAAGCACATTTCAGCGTTATCACCCATACGATTACCAGTTTTGATAATGCGGGTGTAACCTCCGTTACGAGTTGCAATTTTAGTTGCAATTTCACGGAATAACTCTGAAACAGAGTCTTTATTTTGTAAGTAGCTGAATACCGTACGACGATTGTGTGTAGTATCAGTTTTAGCCTTAGTCATTAAAGGCTCTACATAAGTACGCAAAGCTTTAGCTTTGGCTAATGTAGTAGTGATTCGTTTATTTAGAATCAAAGAAGAAGCCATATTTGACAACATCGCCTTGCGGTGTGCGTCGGTTCTTCCTAAGTGATTAACTTTTTTACCGTGTCTCATTTCTGTATTCTATTGAAGTCTGACGCCTGAAGTTTAAGAAGCCTGATCTTTCTTTGAAGTCAGCACTTCTGACCCCCGACCTCCTACTTCGTACATCGGATAATTTTATAAATCCTCGTCTAATTTAAATTTAGAAAGGTTCATGCCGAAGGTTAAACCTTTCGACTTAACCAATTCCTGAATCTCTGTAAGTGATTTCTTACCGAAGTTTCTGAATTTTAACATATCAGCTACATCGTAAGTTACCAACTCGGCAAGAGTTCTGATATCAGCCGCTTTTAAACAATTCAATGCACGAACAGAAAGATCAAGATCCTGAAGTTCAGTTTTAAGGATTTTACGCATGTGCAGAACTTCCTCATCAACTTCTTTTGATTCTTCTTTAGCCTGAGTTTCAAGCATAATACGTTCGTCAGAGAACAGCATAAAGTGCTGAATCAAGATTTTAGCAGCTTCTTTAAGTGCGTCTTCAGGGTGAATTGAACCGTCGGTAGCAATATCCAGAACTAATTTTTCATAGTCTGTTTTTTGTTCTACACGATAGTTTTCAATTGTATACTTTACGTTTTTAATCGGAGTATAAATTGAATCGATTGCAATAACACCTACATTCGCATCAGCTGATTTATTTTCTTCTGCTGAAACATATCCTCTGCCTTTATTTACAGTTAATTCTAACTCTAGAGTTACATCACTGTTCATGTTGCAGATGATAAAATCAGTATTTAATACCGTAAAGTTACTTGAGAACTTGGTAATATCACCAGCAGTAAAAGCGTCTTGCCCGCTGATTACAACGAAGATTTTTTCTGAGTCGCCACTTTCGCCTGTTTTTTTGAAACGTACCTGCTTCAAATTGAGGATGATTTCGGTAACGTCTTCTACTACACCTTTAATGGTAGAGAACTCGTGCGAAACACCTGCAATTTTAACACTGGTAATTGCGTAACCTTCTAAAGATGATAATAAAATCCTGCGCAAAGCATTTCCGATTGTTACGCCAAAGCCAGGCTCTAACGGACGGAATTCAAAGAGACCTTGAAAATCGGTCGCTTTTTGCATGATTACTTTGTCAGGTCTTTGAAACGCTAAAATTGCCATTTGAGATTTTTAAACTTATTAAATTAGTTAAGCGTTAATTTACAGTATTGATGGTTATTTGCTAATATAGAATATTTCTTTACAAATAACCATCAATTATTAACTACTATTTAGAGTACAACTCTACGATCAAGTGCTCCTTAATGTTTTCAGGAATCTGATCGCGCTCAGGCATTGCAAGGAACGTACCTTGCATTTCTGATTTATTCCACTCTAACCAGTTGTATTTAGATACTCTGTTAGCAGATAATGAAGTAGTGATAGCCTCTAAAGATTTAGATTTTTCACGTACACCAATAACATCACCAGCTTTCAATGAGTACGAAGGAATATTTACAATCTTACCATTTACAGTAACGTGTTTATGGCCGATCAACTGACGTGCAGCAGCACGAGAAGATGCAATACCTAAACGGTAAACAGTATTGTCTAAACGAGCTTCCAAGAATTTTAACAATAACTCACCGGTAACACCTTGTTTACGAGAAGCTTTGTCAAAAATTAAAGCAAACTGTTTTTCTAATACGCCATAAGTATACTTAGCTTTTTGTTTTTCAGCTAACTGAACTGCGTATTCTGATTTTTTAGCACGTCTTTTTGAAGCGCCATGCTGACCTGGAGGATAGTTTTTCTTTTCTAAAACTTTGTCAGGTCCAAAGATAGGCTCATTAAATTTACGAGCAATCTTTGATTTTGGTCCTATATATCTAGCCATTTTTTTGTGTTAAAGTATTAGTACCCTTTAGGCACTAAATCTTAGCTTTAAAACTCTAATTAATTAAACTCTTCTGCGTTTTGGAGGACGGCAACCGTTGTGAGGAAGCGGGGTAATATCCTTAATAGAACTGATCTCCAAACCTACGATTTGTAAAGTACGCATTGCCGACTCACGTCCAGCACCTGGGCCTTTAACAAATACTTCAATTTTACGTAAACCAAGGTCGTGTGCAACTTTACCGCAATCAGTAGCAGCTTGTGCAGCAGCGTAAGGGGTATTTTTCTTAGAACCTTTAAAACCCATTTTACCAGCTGAAGACCAAGAAATAGTTTGTCCTTGATTGTTGGTAAGGGTGATAATAATGTTGTTAAAAGTTGCGTTGATGTGAGCTTGGCCTTGAGCCTCAACCACTACAATACGCTTCTTAGTAACTTTTTTTGTTGACTTAGCCATTCTTATAGTTAAACTTAAAAGTATACCCTTAGTAATCCTTTCTAAGGGAGGTAATCAGTTATCAAAATCACTTCAATAACCCTAAACTTGCTTATCTACTATTATCTAGTAGCTTTTTTCTTACCAGCAACAGTCTTACGTTTACCTTTACGGGTACGTGAGTTGTTCTTAGTACGTTGACCACGAAGTGGAAGACCTTTACGGTGACGAACACCACGGTAGCAACCAATATCCATCAAACGTTTAATGTTTAATTGCACTTCTGAACGAAGAGCACCTTCAACTTTAAATTTCTGATCGATAATTGTACGAATTGCACCTAGTTGATCATCATTCCAATCTTGCACTTTAGTATTCCAATCAATACCAGCTTCAGTCAAAATTTCTTGAGCTGATTTACGACCGATACCAAAAATGTAAGTTAGGCCGATTTCTCCTCGTTTGTTTCTTGGTAAATCAATACCTGCTATCCTTGCCATATTTAATTCAATCTATTAAGTTCTAAATTACCCTTGACGCTGTTTGTACTTAGGATTCTTTTTGTTAATAACATAAAGTTTCCCGTTTCTGCGAATGATTTTGCAATCAACGCTACGCTTCTTAATTGATGCTTTAACTTTCATTTTATTTATACCTATAAGTGATACGCCCCTTGGTTAAATCGTAAGGCGACATTTCTAATTTAACTTTATCGCCAGGTAAAATTTTGATGTAATTCATTCTCATTTTACCCGAGATATGTGCAATAATTTCGTGGCCGTTTTCTAGTTCTACACGAAACATTGCATTTGATAATGCTTCTCTAATGATTCCGTCCTGCTCAATTGAGGATTGTTTTGCCATTTAGTATATTATTTTTTTAATACTTCTTCAATGTAAGAGAAAGTAGATAAAACATCGGCTTTCCCGTTTGAAACTGATACAGTGTGCTCAAAGTGCGCTGAAGGCTGACGATCATGTGTGTAGATAGTCCAACCGTCATTTGCTTGTTTGACACGATGGGTACCCAAGTTGATCATTGGCTCTATCGCTATAACCAAGCCTTGTTGTAATTTAATACCAGAACCACGTTTACCGTAGTTAGGTACCTGAGGATCTTCATGCAATCGCTTTCCAACCCCATGGCCAACAAGTTCTCTTACCACTCCGTATCCATGCTTTTCAGCATGCTCTTGAACTGCAAAACCAATGTCTCCTAAGCGCATTCCAACAACAGCTTTTTCAATTGCTAATGCTAGACACTCCTTGGTAACAGTAAGTAATTGTTGCACTTCAGGGGCAATTTCACCAACCGCAAATGTGTAGGCCGAATCACCGTAAAACTTGTTTTTCAGTACACCACAATCCACAGAGATAACATCTCCCTCCTTCAACTCAGTTTTAGAAGGGAATCCATGCACCACTACTTCGTTTACCGAAATACAAAGTGATGCAGGGAATCCTCCATATCCTTTAAAAGCAGGTATTGCATTATTGTCGCGGATGAACTCCTCGGCAATTTGATCAAGCTTTAAGGAAGTTACTCCAGGCTTAATATACTTAGCAACCTCTGCTAACGTTTTTGAAACTAGTAAAGAACTTTCGCGAATGAGTTCAATCTCTTCTGCTGATTTGTAATGTACCATCCCGGCTTTCCCTCAATACGAAATTATTGAACAGCAGTAGTCTGAACCGGAGTGCGGCCCTGAATTCTGCCAGTCTTCATTAATCCATCGTAATGACGCATTAATAAATGACTTTCGATTTGTTGTAATGTATCAAGAACAACACCTACAGTTATCAATAAAGAAGTGCCACCAAAGAAGTGAGCAAATCCTGCTGTAACCTCAGCCTTCATTGCTAAAGAAGGTAAAATTGCAATAATTGCTAGAAATACTGATCCAGGGAAAGTAATACGAGATACAATCTGGTCGATAAATTCAGCTGTAGGTCTACCAGGTTTAACACCAGGAACAAACCCTCCGTTACGTTTCATATCATCAGCCATTTGAACAGGGTTAACTGAAATAGCTGTGTATAAGAAGGTAAATAGGATAATTAAAATCGCAAAAGAAGCATTGTAAGTCACAGAAGTGTAATCACGGAATGACGCCAAAATACCTTGGTTAGCTGCTTCAGGGAAGAACTGACCGATGGTTGACGGAATAAACATGATTGCTTGAGCAAAGATGATTGGCATTACACCAGCCGCATTCACTTTTAAAGGAATGTACTGACGAACACCGCCATATTGCTTATCACCTACAATACGTTTAGCATACTGTACCGGAATTTTGCGAGTACCCTGAACAATCAGGATAGCAAACATCACGATACCTAACAGAATGAGGTTTTCAATGATGAAAGTGATAACACCACCAGCACCATTTAAA
Above is a window of Solitalea lacus DNA encoding:
- the infA gene encoding translation initiation factor IF-1 produces the protein MAKQSSIEQDGIIREALSNAMFRVELENGHEIIAHISGKMRMNYIKILPGDKVKLEMSPYDLTKGRITYRYK
- the map gene encoding type I methionyl aminopeptidase, with product MVHYKSAEEIELIRESSLLVSKTLAEVAKYIKPGVTSLKLDQIAEEFIRDNNAIPAFKGYGGFPASLCISVNEVVVHGFPSKTELKEGDVISVDCGVLKNKFYGDSAYTFAVGEIAPEVQQLLTVTKECLALAIEKAVVGMRLGDIGFAVQEHAEKHGYGVVRELVGHGVGKRLHEDPQVPNYGKRGSGIKLQQGLVIAIEPMINLGTHRVKQANDGWTIYTHDRQPSAHFEHTVSVSNGKADVLSTFSYIEEVLKK
- the secY gene encoding preprotein translocase subunit SecY; translated protein: MKRLVSTLKNIWHIEDLRTRILNTLLFLLIYRIGSYIVLPGVDPTHLKQSAQEGILGLLNMFAGGSFSRASVFALGVMPYISASIVIQLLTIAVPSFQKMQKEGESGRRQINKITRILTVVITAAQAIGYLKTMVPAEAVLVNTTLFTLSSVLVLTAGTMFVMWLGEKITDKGIGNGISIIIMVGIIARLPLSLFQELTTRLNGAGGVITFIIENLILLGIVMFAILIVQGTRKIPVQYAKRIVGDKQYGGVRQYIPLKVNAAGVMPIIFAQAIMFIPSTIGQFFPEAANQGILASFRDYTSVTYNASFAILIILFTFLYTAISVNPVQMADDMKRNGGFVPGVKPGRPTAEFIDQIVSRITFPGSVFLAIIAILPSLAMKAEVTAGFAHFFGGTSLLITVGVVLDTLQQIESHLLMRHYDGLMKTGRIQGRTPVQTTAVQ